The window attaaatgattattattgtaattaataagttCCGATTTTATAATCGGAAAATTTTTATGTTGCATCACTGAATATCATTCTGTGACATCCTGCAAAGTATGAAACATAAAGAAAAACAGCTGTTTTATATAGTAAATTACAGTGATAACGATAACATATTCTGTTTTCATGCGAGAAAGTTTACATCGTTTTGGTGGTTACAATAAACATGTTTCCAGATTTTTAAGCTTCTAAATAATATATACGAAGTAATAATATCACTTCTCATATAATTGTTATTCTATCGATATTAAGTATTGAAATGATTCATATTTACGAGAGATGGATCATTTATAATGCCATGGGAgggatattaatttatatttgtattgcAGATAAGAGTATTGTTATTTGCAGAATACCTAGTAGTTAATtaagttaaaagaaaaaatggataAATTAAGGAGAGCTTTGAGTGGAAATGATCAATGCGATGAAGAAAGCGGTATTATTACACAGgtaattcatttaaataacttttaattatgttaatttcGTGATATATGTTTCATTCCATTTTACTtgcataaaattgttattttaaatgcTCACAATTATTAATGGAAGACTGATGTGGATTTTGTGGTaagcatatcaatttaaaaaatacaagctttatatatttcaacaataatatttatcagcaatgaaaatgtatttatttcactttcaaaatatattacaaGATACTTTTGTTTTTAGGTTATGGACCAAAGTACCTTAAGTTGGTCGACTCGGATAAAAGGTTTTGCTATTTGTTTTATTGTTGGCATTCTATGCTCTTTCCTTGGATCTTTTGCTTTATTTTTACATAAGGGACTTACAATATTTGCTGTATTTTATACATTAGGAAATGTCATCTCATTAGCAAGGTAGAaaaacaatttctaaaatttgatataagaattaaatgaatttatttctacTTTAGAAACTGTTCATGAAACTTTCAATACTCTGTTTTAATTATAAGCAATATTTACACTGTTTTGTAGTATATATTatactaacaataataatattatttatgttaTTCTTAGCACATGTTTCTTAATGGGTCCATGCAGTCAATTAAAAAAGATGTTTGCATCAACAAGAATTGTGGCAACTATTTTAGTATTTGTTGCAATTGGAATGACACTTTTTGCAGCTCATGTGAgtacagaaaaatgaattttttcatttataaatactATACCaacaaaatattgtttatttaatatgtatatttttagcTCAAGAATCCAGGACTGGCATTGttgtttataattattcaatcACTGGCAATGACATGGTATTCTCTATCTTATA is drawn from Osmia lignaria lignaria isolate PbOS001 chromosome 14, iyOsmLign1, whole genome shotgun sequence and contains these coding sequences:
- the LOC117607333 gene encoding vesicle transport protein SFT2B isoform X2, which produces MDKLRRALSGNDQCDEESGIITQVMDQSTLSWSTRIKGFAICFIVGILCSFLGSFALFLHKGLTIFAVFYTLGNVISLASTCFLMGPCSQLKKMFASTRIVATILVFVAIGMTLFAAHLKNPGLALLFIIIQSLAMTWYSLSYIPYARDAVKKTVESCIT
- the LOC117607333 gene encoding vesicle transport protein SFT2B isoform X1 yields the protein MDKLRRALSGNDQCDEESGIITQTDVDFVVMDQSTLSWSTRIKGFAICFIVGILCSFLGSFALFLHKGLTIFAVFYTLGNVISLASTCFLMGPCSQLKKMFASTRIVATILVFVAIGMTLFAAHLKNPGLALLFIIIQSLAMTWYSLSYIPYARDAVKKTVESCIT